In one window of Armatimonadia bacterium DNA:
- a CDS encoding right-handed parallel beta-helix repeat-containing protein, translated as MLSRAVLATLLLLSIGGAAMAADAQSMALYVSPTGNDAWSGRYPTPRDGDGPLATLTGARDALRRLKAASAFPVGGISVAVQPGTYELSSPLELTDADSGLAQGDVIYRAWPERQVHLVGGKVVRNWTPVTDPTVLSRLDPSARGKVMQADLRAAGVTDLGEVVSEGRRLEFFFKDEPMTLSRWPNEGFVKIVDVLNLNPVDVRGTKGDRGGKFVYDGDRPKRWTTESDPWLHGYWFWDWADQRMKVESIDTDKRIISLAPPQHSYGYRKGQWYYALNLLCELDSPGEWYLDRQTGILYFWPPSPITDGSAVVSVLGDMVKLSNASNVIFEGFTFEGSRGSGIVMSGGEHNQVLGCTFRNLGSWAVKVSGGAANSVIGCDVYNVGNGGISLSGGDRNTITPAGHLAENNHIHHYGRWNRMYQPAISLSGVGNRAAHNLIHNAPHEAIAFSGNEHVIEYNEIHSVCYESNDAGAIYAGRNWTMRGTTIRYNYLHDISGFEGRGCVGVYLDDMYCGTAINNNLFYRVTRAAFIGGGRDNSIENNVFVDCRPAVHVDARAMGWAKPGAESWVKESSEKGTHLGLPYLKPPYSERYPQLLNIVSTDPFAPMGNRIDRNICVGGRWDEIEGKGRPFLTIGDNLLDQDPLFVDAEHLNFQLKPQSPAYQIGFERLPIEKMGLYKDPRRASWPVTHSVRPAQIPPAPAPRAARTNPVVFRVPARTQAVKVDGTLNAEEWFGLDTTRGITVEQGINGEKLARKSQAWLAYDAQYLYLAIDNAVDPLQALRPGDTWGQDDAVEVSLQNSAAGKTAPILVLRGFPSGHFVGSDEPGTPKAVVDTAAQGVLYAARAVNAARWTAEWRIPWASLGIDPSTQTRFAFNLCVRKSAEPLWVEWQGTGTYTWEVSQAGVIELVR; from the coding sequence ATGCTCTCTCGAGCCGTCCTCGCCACACTTCTCCTGCTGTCGATTGGAGGTGCTGCGATGGCCGCCGACGCGCAGTCCATGGCGCTGTATGTCTCCCCCACGGGTAACGACGCCTGGTCCGGCAGGTACCCAACGCCTCGCGATGGAGACGGGCCACTGGCGACCCTCACCGGTGCCCGTGACGCCCTTCGCCGCCTCAAGGCAGCCTCAGCCTTCCCGGTAGGCGGCATCAGCGTCGCAGTCCAGCCCGGTACCTACGAGCTATCGTCCCCTCTGGAGCTCACCGATGCCGACTCGGGCCTTGCGCAGGGCGACGTCATCTACCGCGCCTGGCCGGAGCGCCAGGTTCACCTCGTCGGCGGGAAGGTCGTCCGCAACTGGACGCCGGTTACCGATCCGACTGTGCTTTCAAGACTCGACCCATCGGCACGCGGCAAGGTCATGCAGGCCGACCTGCGGGCTGCCGGCGTCACCGACCTCGGTGAAGTCGTCTCCGAGGGCAGGCGACTTGAGTTCTTCTTCAAGGACGAGCCCATGACCCTCTCCCGCTGGCCGAACGAGGGCTTCGTCAAGATCGTCGACGTGCTCAACCTGAACCCGGTGGATGTGCGAGGCACCAAGGGCGACCGCGGCGGCAAGTTCGTCTACGACGGCGACCGCCCCAAGCGCTGGACCACAGAGAGCGACCCCTGGCTGCACGGCTACTGGTTCTGGGACTGGGCGGACCAGCGCATGAAGGTCGAGTCCATCGACACCGACAAGCGCATCATCTCTCTTGCGCCGCCGCAGCACAGCTACGGGTACCGCAAGGGCCAGTGGTACTACGCCCTGAATCTGCTGTGCGAACTGGACAGCCCGGGCGAGTGGTACCTCGATCGCCAGACCGGGATACTCTACTTCTGGCCACCTTCACCGATCACCGACGGCTCCGCCGTGGTCTCAGTGCTCGGCGACATGGTCAAGCTGAGCAACGCCTCCAACGTGATCTTCGAGGGCTTCACCTTCGAGGGCTCACGCGGGTCTGGAATCGTGATGAGCGGCGGCGAGCACAACCAGGTGCTCGGCTGCACCTTCCGCAACCTCGGCTCCTGGGCTGTGAAGGTCTCCGGCGGCGCTGCCAACTCGGTGATCGGCTGCGACGTCTACAACGTCGGTAACGGCGGCATCTCCCTCAGCGGGGGCGACCGCAACACCATCACTCCGGCAGGGCATCTGGCTGAGAACAACCACATCCACCACTACGGCCGCTGGAACCGCATGTACCAACCGGCCATCTCCCTGTCCGGCGTCGGGAATCGCGCTGCTCACAACCTGATCCACAACGCTCCACACGAGGCGATCGCCTTTAGCGGCAATGAGCACGTGATCGAGTACAACGAGATCCATAGTGTGTGCTACGAGTCCAATGATGCCGGCGCCATCTACGCGGGCCGCAACTGGACCATGCGCGGGACGACCATCCGCTACAACTACCTGCACGACATCAGCGGCTTCGAGGGACGAGGCTGCGTCGGCGTGTACCTTGATGACATGTACTGCGGCACCGCCATCAACAACAACCTGTTCTATCGCGTGACCCGGGCTGCCTTCATCGGCGGCGGACGGGACAACTCCATCGAGAACAACGTCTTCGTGGACTGCCGTCCGGCGGTGCATGTTGATGCTCGGGCCATGGGCTGGGCCAAACCCGGGGCCGAGAGCTGGGTCAAGGAATCCAGCGAGAAGGGCACGCACCTGGGTCTGCCCTACCTCAAGCCGCCCTACAGCGAGCGGTACCCGCAGTTGCTGAACATCGTCTCCACCGACCCCTTCGCGCCCATGGGGAACCGCATCGACCGCAACATATGTGTGGGTGGTCGTTGGGACGAGATCGAGGGTAAGGGGCGGCCCTTCCTCACAATCGGGGACAACCTCCTCGACCAGGATCCGCTCTTTGTGGACGCCGAGCACCTCAACTTCCAGCTCAAGCCGCAGTCCCCGGCGTACCAGATCGGCTTCGAGCGTCTGCCCATCGAGAAGATGGGACTGTACAAGGACCCGCGACGGGCTTCCTGGCCGGTCACCCACAGCGTTCGACCTGCCCAGATTCCGCCGGCACCGGCTCCGCGGGCCGCACGCACCAACCCCGTGGTCTTTCGCGTTCCTGCTCGAACTCAGGCAGTGAAGGTGGATGGGACGCTGAACGCCGAGGAGTGGTTCGGCCTGGACACCACTCGTGGGATCACGGTGGAGCAGGGCATCAACGGCGAGAAGCTCGCCCGCAAGAGTCAGGCATGGCTGGCCTATGATGCGCAATACCTGTACCTTGCGATTGACAACGCTGTGGACCCGCTCCAGGCTCTTCGTCCCGGTGATACCTGGGGCCAGGACGATGCGGTCGAGGTCTCGCTCCAGAACTCCGCAGCCGGCAAGACCGCACCGATCCTCGTGCTCCGAGGCTTCCCTTCCGGTCACTTCGTGGGTTCGGACGAACCCGGGACACCGAAGGCCGTCGTCGATACGGCTGCACAGGGCGTGCTCTATGCTGCCCGTGCGGTCAACGCTGCCCGCTGGACTGCGGAGTGGCGGATTCCCTGGGCATCCCTCGGGATCGACCCGTCAACCCAGACACGCTTCGCCTTCAACCTCTGTGTGCGTAAGTCGGCTGAGCCCCTGTGGGTCGAGTGGCAGGGAACCGGCACCTACACCTGGGAAGTGAGCCAGGCTGGCGTGATCGAACTGGTCAGATAG